A DNA window from Ranitomeya imitator isolate aRanImi1 chromosome 2, aRanImi1.pri, whole genome shotgun sequence contains the following coding sequences:
- the LOC138663497 gene encoding oocyte zinc finger protein XlCOF22-like has product MWSAALQVEGQQRFGGTCRRLLEKFAGTLSIILGGNFNLPMDPVVDVSSGRTSYLPSSIKKVSTISDPLSEDHLYKTIFMNYPSRMDMDRDKMGERILHLTLEILFQLTGENYTVVKKTSSERCQDPVSEGWGRPMSPVLRPPCNPLVSEDINDQKILELACKMIELLTGEIPVRCQDVAVYFSMEEWEYLEGHKDVYKEIMMEIPQPLTSPDLSSKRTTPERCPRPLLPEDCKQEDPSVPQDHQGEDLAHINTTETYVRGDERCKEEIPTYDYPDDCIGRSEKQLTSLIFRSDDIEIPLDTIEVNAITPAIPSSLHSKDLSTDPLKQVLSSDSLATTKENQGHKINIKNGNTSKSKKPFSCPEYGNSFPIEKSFLKHPKIHTVEKRFSCSKCGKCFKHKSYLVRHQRRHTGEKPFSCSECGKCFNDKSDLVKHQRTHSGEKPFSCSECGKCFNQISALVTHHRTHTGVKPFSCLECGKCFNEKSALVKHQRTHTGEKPFSCSECGKCFNRKDKLVIHQRTHTGLKPFSCSECGKCFNEKSVLVKHQRTHTGEKHFSCSECGKCFIQKSALVAHQRTHTGVKPFSCAECEKCFKQKSALVKHQRTHTGVKPFSCSECGKCFNEKSALFNHKRSHTEEKPFSCPECGKCFKKKCNFVIHQKTHTGEKSFSCS; this is encoded by the exons gtctctacaatatcagatcctctcagtgaagatcatcTATATAAGACAATTTTCATGAATTACCCATCAagaatggatatggacagagacaagatgggggagaggatattacacctcaccctagagatcctcttccagcttactggagag AATTACACAGTAgtaaagaagacctctagtgagcgatgtcaggaccctgtgtctgagggatggggaagacccatgAGTCCAGTCCTAAGGCCACCATGTAACCCCCTGGTTTCTGAAgatatcaatgaccagaagatcctagaactcgcctgcaagatgattgagctgctgactggagag attcctgtaaggtgtcaggatgtcgccgtctatttctccatggaggagtgggagtatttagagggGCACAAAGATGTATACAAGGAAATCATGATGGAGATTCCTcaacccctcacatcaccag atctatccagtaagaggacaacaccagagagatgtccccgtcctcttcttccagaggactgtaaacaagaagatccaagtgttcctcaggatcatcag ggtgaagatctggcccatattaatactacagagacatatgtgaggggtgatgagcggtgtaaggaggagattcctacatatgactacccag atgactgtatcgGGAGATCAGAGAAACAGCTGACATCTTTAATTTTTAGATCGGATGATATTGAGATCCCactggatacaattgaagtgaatgccattactccagctataccatcatcccttcacagcaaagacctATCaactgatcctttgaaacaggtcctgtcttctgattcattggcGACAACTAAGGAAAATCAGGGTCACAAAATAAACATTAAAAACGGAAATACTTCTAaatcaaagaagccattttcatgtccagaatatgGAAACAGTTTTCCCATcgaaaagtcttttcttaaacatccaaaaattcacacagtggagaaaagattttcttgttccaagtgtggaaaatgctttaaacataaatcttatcttgttagacaccaaagaagacacacaggggagaagcctttttcctgttcagaatgtgggaagtgttttaatgataaatcagatttggttaagcaccagagaacccactcaggggagaagcctttttcctgttcagaatgtggaaaatgttttaatcagatatcggctttggttacgcaccacagaacccacacaggggtgaaacctttttcatgtttagaatgtggcaaatgttttaatgagaaatcagctttggttaagcaccagagaacccacacaggggagaagcctttttcctgttcagaatgtgggaaatgttttaaccggaaagacaagcttgttatacaccagagaacccacacagggttgaaacctttttcatgttcagaatgtggcaaatgttttaatgagaaatcagttttggttaagcaccaaagaacccacacaggggagaagcatttttcctgttcagaatgtgggaaatgttttatacagAAATCAGCTTTGGTtgcacaccagagaactcacacaggggtgaaacctttttcttgtgcagaatgtgagaaatgttttaaacagaaatcggctttggttaagcaccagagaacccacacaggggtgaaacctttttcatgttcagaatgtggcaaatgttttaatgaGAAATCAGCTTTGTTTAACCACAAGAGAAGTCACACagaagagaagcctttttcctgcccagaatgtgggaaatgttttaaaaagaaatgtaattttgttatacaccaaaaaacgcacacaggggagaagtctttttcatgttcataa